A segment of the uncultured Desulfobulbus sp. genome:
GGGCCATCAGCAGTGTTGTCTTCCCCGCCCCATTGGGACCGATAATGGCTGTACAACTCCCCTTGGGGACACCTGCTGTCACCGCATCGAGGATGGATATTCCTCCCCGTTCCACCGTTACCTCATCAAAGCGAATCGTAAGGGGAAGGTCTTCAGGTTGAGGTTGATAGAGAGGAAGGGGATTAGCGGCTGCCAAGAGTATCCACCAGTGTTTTGAGGTTGGTCTGCATAACCTGCTGGTAATAGTTCATGGGAGCCTGTTCCGGACCGGTTGCCACAGGATCAAGACGGGCGGACTTGATTCCCGATTCTCGAGCAAGTGTTTGGCCAATGGCTTCGGGGTACTGCGGCTCAGTGAAAATAGCTCCGGCTTTGGAGGCTTTGATGGTGGCGACAATTGAGAGCATCTCGGAAGCCGAAGGATTTTGGCCGGCATGAGCCTGAACCACAGCGACAACCTCAAGCCCCATATCCCGGGCCAGATAATCAAAGACACCATGCTGGGTGACAATACGGTTATTTACAAGCCGGCTGCCCGTCTGCGCCATCTCTGTGGCCAGGTCGCGCATTTGTTGGCTGTAGGCAGCACCGTTTGCCTGCAGTTGCAGGGCTTTTTCCGGGAAGGCATGGACCAGGTCCTGAGTAATGTTTTCAGTGAGCAGTGCGGCCATGGCGGGGCTGGCAAAGAGGTGGGGGTTGGGGCCGGCGTGATGATGATGTTCTGCCTCCGTCTCTGCATGACCGTCATGGTGCTCGTCGTGTTCTTCGTCACCGGGCATGGGCAGGGGAGTGATTCCACGGGAACTGTCAATGACCTGGAGTTTGGCGTTGGCTTTTTTCAGCGGTGCCCCCAGGAACTCTTCCAACCCTAAACCATTTATAATCAGCAGGTCCGCCTTGGCCAGCTTGCGCATGTCCTGTGGTGTGAGCGCATAATCATGGGGGCAGCCTAGCCCGGCAGGAATCATCAGCTCAAGAGAGATGCCCTCAATCCCCTGGGTGATATTGCGGGTGATCTGGTAGATGGGAAATGTGCTTGCCAGGACCTGTCGTGTCGCCTCTGCCCGTGCGAAAAACGTGGAATTCAGGACTGTCAGGCAAACAACGAGGGTGAGCGAGAAGAGTCGAGTACGCATGAGAACCTCCATAGGGGTTTGCTCCTGCTTGGGATAGTTAAAAGAATACAATCGGGCTTACTCAACGTAAGCAGACCGATAACCCTGCTGATTCGTTGTCTGGGGATGGCTTGTCTTGCATGCAGACAACCAGTACTCTGCAGTGGGGCAGGATGATTTATTTTTCCACCCAGATTTCCTGCTGCACACAGGCGGCATCCTCCTGCCGCATTATCCGGTACGATAAAACCCCTTCCTCAAAGGTGCCGTAGGTTGCATGTCGGGGAACTTTCAACGTTCCCGTATCATCAAGTTCCACCATGACGACGATGTCGCCTCCATTTCCCAGGGTCAGTTCACAGGGTATCTTGCGCATAGGAGCTATCCGTTTCTTGTTGTTTGCTCTGTACCAGTTGCAGAGACTTGCTGATGCCCGTCTGCTGATTTTTTGGCTGTTTTTTCGCCTCCGGGACTTGTGTTGTCAGTTTCAGGGGCAGGGGAGGGCT
Coding sequences within it:
- a CDS encoding zinc ABC transporter substrate-binding protein, yielding MRTRLFSLTLVVCLTVLNSTFFARAEATRQVLASTFPIYQITRNITQGIEGISLELMIPAGLGCPHDYALTPQDMRKLAKADLLIINGLGLEEFLGAPLKKANAKLQVIDSSRGITPLPMPGDEEHDEHHDGHAETEAEHHHHAGPNPHLFASPAMAALLTENITQDLVHAFPEKALQLQANGAAYSQQMRDLATEMAQTGSRLVNNRIVTQHGVFDYLARDMGLEVVAVVQAHAGQNPSASEMLSIVATIKASKAGAIFTEPQYPEAIGQTLARESGIKSARLDPVATGPEQAPMNYYQQVMQTNLKTLVDTLGSR